From the genome of Gammaproteobacteria bacterium, one region includes:
- a CDS encoding hypothetical protein (Evidence 5 : Unknown function) — protein sequence MLFSWSPLTNAQVSISVGMAYTSQKLKIHVGDFKSMLKDPRMAAPFIKSLSVMARV from the coding sequence ATGCTATTTAGCTGGAGTCCCCTAACCAACGCGCAGGTTAGTATATCTGTGGGAATGGCCTATACATCCCAGAAACTTAAGATTCATGTTGGCGACTTTAAGTCAATGCTCAAAGACCCGCGAATGGCTGCTCCATTTATCAAAAGTCTTAGCGTGATGG